In Bdellovibrio sp. GT3, one genomic interval encodes:
- a CDS encoding FliA/WhiG family RNA polymerase sigma factor encodes MGKNAALLKKYKDEPRQLAPTKKDDLIREYAPLIKFIAQKIAVRLPSNIELDDLVSAGVIGLMDAIEKYDSTRDNKFKTYAEFRIRGAILDELRAQDWVPRSIRDKAKLLDRTMVQLEADLGRTATDEEVAKALNVNIDEFHDLVNQVRPVSLLPIDQATTFSNTDKKSIMDILEGSRTNSPFNQLNVKNIKEVVATAIEELPERQRLVLSLYYYEDLNLKEIGQVLRVTESRVSQLHAQAVTRLRAKLAATIGAGELEVA; translated from the coding sequence ATGGGGAAAAATGCGGCTTTGTTGAAGAAGTACAAGGATGAGCCACGTCAGCTCGCGCCGACTAAAAAAGACGACCTTATTAGAGAATACGCTCCACTTATTAAGTTTATCGCTCAGAAGATCGCCGTTAGACTTCCTTCTAACATCGAATTGGATGATTTGGTTTCCGCTGGTGTTATCGGTTTGATGGACGCCATCGAAAAATACGACTCCACACGTGATAATAAATTCAAGACATACGCTGAATTCCGTATTCGCGGTGCCATTCTGGATGAACTTCGTGCCCAAGACTGGGTGCCTCGCTCCATCCGTGACAAGGCAAAACTTTTGGATCGCACCATGGTTCAATTGGAAGCTGACTTGGGCCGTACTGCTACGGACGAGGAAGTTGCCAAAGCACTTAACGTGAACATCGATGAGTTCCATGATCTGGTAAACCAAGTTCGCCCTGTGAGCTTGTTGCCAATCGATCAGGCGACGACATTCAGTAATACAGATAAAAAATCCATCATGGATATCCTGGAAGGCTCCCGCACCAACAGTCCGTTCAATCAATTGAATGTGAAAAACATCAAAGAGGTTGTGGCGACTGCGATTGAGGAACTTCCGGAAAGACAACGCCTGGTTCTTTCGTTGTACTACTACGAAGACCTGAATCTGAAAGAAATCGGTCAGGTTCTAAGAGTCACTGAATCCCGCGTGTCCCAACTTCATGCTCAAGCAGTTACGCGCCTTCGTGCAAAACTGGCAGCCACAATCGGCGCCGGCGAACTAGAAGTAGCCTAA
- the flhB gene encoding flagellar biosynthesis protein FlhB encodes MSDENDSEKTEDATDARREDFRKKGNVAQSKELATAVLLLAAAGGVYALGRFFFQNFYDLFLYSFGPELVTTIRSGNFTDALRMNGEKTLILIAPVMGIAGLLGAASTVAQIGFLQVEDALTPDPNKLNPVEGMKRVMSLRAVMEAVKGILKMGAIGLVLYFLLRGEVHQIPYMMSFSIEQICTYIGAIVAKLLGGVGGIMLVLAGADYFYQRWDLEKKMMMTKQEVKEEHKQREGDPMIKSRIRRIQREMASKRMMADVPTADVVITNPTHIAVVLKYSDNLPAPQVVAMGADSVAENIKALAREHNIPIVENKPLARTIFKTMKIGQVIPRDLFVAVAEVLSYVYRLRRKKR; translated from the coding sequence GTGTCAGACGAAAACGACAGCGAAAAAACCGAAGACGCAACGGACGCCAGACGGGAAGATTTTCGCAAAAAAGGTAACGTCGCTCAATCCAAGGAGTTGGCAACAGCAGTATTGTTGTTGGCAGCTGCGGGTGGCGTGTATGCTTTGGGTCGTTTCTTTTTTCAAAATTTCTATGACCTGTTTCTTTATTCCTTCGGCCCTGAATTGGTAACAACAATTCGTTCGGGCAACTTCACAGATGCTCTTCGTATGAACGGAGAGAAGACATTGATACTGATCGCTCCCGTTATGGGGATCGCTGGTTTGTTAGGAGCTGCTTCAACTGTGGCGCAAATTGGCTTCCTGCAAGTTGAGGATGCTTTGACACCGGATCCAAACAAGCTCAACCCGGTTGAGGGTATGAAGCGTGTGATGAGTCTTCGTGCGGTGATGGAGGCGGTTAAAGGCATCCTGAAAATGGGTGCCATTGGTTTGGTTTTGTATTTCTTGTTACGTGGGGAAGTTCATCAGATTCCATATATGATGAGTTTCTCGATTGAACAAATCTGCACTTACATTGGCGCCATCGTCGCCAAGCTTTTGGGTGGTGTGGGTGGAATTATGCTGGTGCTTGCAGGTGCTGACTACTTCTACCAACGCTGGGACCTTGAAAAGAAGATGATGATGACGAAACAGGAAGTGAAGGAAGAGCACAAGCAGCGCGAGGGTGATCCTATGATCAAATCGCGCATTCGTCGTATCCAAAGGGAGATGGCCTCCAAGCGGATGATGGCGGATGTTCCGACGGCGGACGTTGTGATCACGAATCCGACCCATATTGCAGTGGTTCTGAAGTATTCAGACAATCTGCCGGCCCCTCAAGTGGTGGCGATGGGAGCGGACTCGGTGGCAGAGAATATTAAGGCGCTCGCAAGAGAGCACAATATTCCAATCGTGGAAAATAAACCGCTGGCACGAACGATCTTTAAAACCATGAAGATCGGACAGGTGATCCCAAGAGACCTGTTTGTTGCGGTGGCTGAAGTGCTTTCATATGTTTATCGCTTACGTAGGAAGAAAAGATAA
- the flhA gene encoding flagellar biosynthesis protein FlhA, translating into MEDVFQFLKRFEKYTKNTDLFIAFGILAILAVMIVPLPPMMLDISLTFSLAISILILLVSIYTQRALDFTSFPSLLLMTTLFRLSMNVATTRLILTHGHEGEHAAGEVIASFANFVVGGNYVIGFIMFAILIVINFMVITKGSGRVAEVAARFTLDAMPGKQMSIDAELNAGHITEVEARKRRRQIEQEADFYGAMDGASKFVRGDAIAGIIITMINILGGLGIGVIQKGLDIGTAAKYYTMLTIGDGLLAQIPALIISTAAGTIVTRTSNSEKNMGDEVTSQLLINPRAVMISGGVLILMGVVPGLPTLPFLMMGGFLCGIAWVLKKYKAETAAAEKKALETQAVAPKKENIESMLPVDMVELEVGYGLISIVESDQSGDLLERIVSIRKQFALDLGIVVPSIHIRDNLQLAPGEYRLMIKGNKVGGGMLRPESLLAMDPGNVTENIDGIKTKEPAFGLDALWISPNRKEDAEIAGYTVVDLPTVMATHLTEIIRSHAHELLGRQEAATLVENFKKSHPKVVEELIPDLMSLGSVVRVMQGLLKEQISIRNLLTIFETLADEAPRTKDIEMLTEAVRRSLARGITAKYTTDQGNIPVMTLHPVIEELIANSLLQTEQGVQLVMDPNTAHRLINEIARAVENHPEVASQPILLTSPTSRRHIYKLTSRFIPQLVVLSHNELTSDADVQSVALVEMSHAG; encoded by the coding sequence ATGGAAGATGTGTTTCAATTCTTAAAAAGATTCGAAAAGTATACTAAGAATACGGATCTTTTTATTGCATTTGGTATCCTGGCAATTCTGGCGGTGATGATCGTTCCATTGCCTCCGATGATGCTGGATATCTCGCTGACGTTCTCGTTGGCGATCAGTATTTTGATTCTTCTGGTTTCGATCTATACACAAAGAGCTCTGGATTTCACATCCTTCCCGTCGTTGCTTTTGATGACGACGTTGTTCCGACTGTCCATGAACGTGGCGACGACGCGTTTGATTCTGACTCATGGACATGAAGGCGAGCACGCAGCCGGTGAAGTTATCGCATCTTTCGCGAACTTCGTTGTCGGCGGTAACTACGTCATCGGTTTTATCATGTTTGCAATCCTGATCGTCATCAACTTCATGGTTATCACCAAGGGTTCCGGGCGCGTGGCCGAAGTTGCTGCACGTTTCACCTTGGATGCGATGCCAGGTAAGCAGATGTCGATCGATGCCGAACTGAACGCCGGTCACATCACTGAAGTTGAAGCCCGTAAACGCCGTCGTCAAATCGAACAGGAAGCGGACTTTTACGGAGCGATGGATGGTGCCTCGAAGTTCGTTCGTGGTGATGCCATTGCGGGTATCATTATTACGATGATCAACATCCTGGGTGGTTTAGGTATCGGTGTAATCCAAAAAGGTTTGGATATCGGTACCGCGGCCAAGTACTACACAATGTTGACGATCGGTGACGGTTTGCTTGCGCAGATTCCGGCTCTGATCATCTCCACTGCGGCCGGTACTATCGTTACCCGTACTTCGAACTCAGAGAAAAACATGGGTGACGAGGTTACGAGCCAGCTTTTGATCAATCCACGTGCCGTTATGATTTCTGGTGGTGTATTGATCCTGATGGGTGTGGTTCCGGGCCTTCCGACACTTCCATTCCTGATGATGGGTGGGTTCCTTTGTGGTATCGCGTGGGTTCTTAAAAAGTACAAAGCAGAAACTGCCGCCGCAGAAAAGAAAGCTTTGGAAACTCAAGCGGTCGCTCCGAAAAAAGAAAACATCGAAAGCATGCTTCCAGTCGACATGGTCGAGTTGGAAGTTGGTTACGGTTTGATCAGCATTGTCGAGTCTGATCAAAGCGGTGACTTGCTTGAACGTATCGTCAGCATCCGTAAGCAATTCGCTTTGGATCTGGGGATTGTGGTTCCAAGTATTCATATCCGCGACAACTTGCAGTTGGCGCCGGGTGAATACCGTCTGATGATCAAGGGCAACAAAGTCGGTGGCGGTATGCTTCGTCCTGAATCCTTGTTGGCCATGGATCCAGGTAACGTTACTGAAAATATTGATGGTATCAAAACCAAAGAGCCGGCGTTCGGGTTGGATGCTTTGTGGATTTCTCCGAATCGCAAAGAGGATGCAGAGATCGCTGGTTACACAGTGGTGGATTTGCCAACAGTTATGGCAACTCACTTGACCGAGATCATCCGCTCTCACGCTCACGAATTGTTGGGTCGTCAGGAAGCTGCGACTTTGGTGGAAAACTTCAAAAAGTCTCACCCGAAAGTTGTGGAAGAACTTATCCCGGATCTTATGTCCCTGGGCTCTGTGGTTCGAGTTATGCAAGGGCTGCTTAAAGAGCAGATCTCGATTCGTAACTTGCTGACTATCTTTGAAACTTTGGCTGATGAGGCTCCGCGCACGAAAGATATCGAAATGCTGACTGAGGCAGTTCGCAGATCCTTGGCTCGTGGAATCACCGCAAAATACACAACGGATCAAGGTAACATTCCAGTTATGACCCTGCATCCGGTTATCGAGGAACTTATCGCCAACTCACTTCTGCAAACAGAGCAGGGTGTTCAGTTGGTGATGGATCCAAACACGGCTCATCGTCTGATCAACGAGATCGCACGTGCTGTGGAAAACCATCCGGAAGTGGCAAGTCAGCCGATTTTGCTGACCAGTCCGACTTCCCGTAGACATATTTATAAACTGACTTCGCGTTTTATACCTCAATTGGTTGTGCTTTCGCATAACGAGTTGACCTCAGATGCGGATGTTCAATCGGTTGCACTTGTGGAGATGAGCCATGCAGGTTAA
- a CDS encoding polyhydroxyalkanoic acid system family protein: MPKFTINHDSSHSAPEAYKKIKEFLANDLDIRKFDPKLKCDFSDGTMSCKMNGSQFKADMNVAAAGNGSKVSVTVDLPLMLTPFKGKVQETLERKLAKYLG; encoded by the coding sequence ATGCCTAAATTCACGATTAATCACGATTCCTCTCACTCCGCGCCTGAAGCCTATAAGAAAATCAAAGAATTTTTAGCAAACGACCTTGATATTCGTAAATTCGATCCCAAATTGAAGTGCGATTTCAGTGATGGAACGATGAGTTGCAAAATGAATGGCTCCCAGTTCAAAGCGGACATGAATGTTGCCGCTGCGGGCAATGGCAGTAAGGTGTCAGTGACCGTGGATCTGCCGTTGATGCTGACTCCGTTCAAAGGTAAGGTTCAGGAAACTTTGGAAAGAAAGCTCGCTAAGTATTTGGGCTGA
- a CDS encoding DUF4097 family beta strand repeat-containing protein gives MLKKILKGMIALFFIFVGGMIILIGYTIYNPDSIFTAFNKLTSFAVRDEDYKEQEEYFLQGIKHIHLQSGRMPINVRTYNGSTMKVSIEGSAPRFEKGPYVFQVTDAENIKLELQEPASAHWFHMNINGEEYTEQTESKLTATVYLPEKYTGRLQLETHSGNVTFFVDKNQIFEFELKSESGKIENQAQMNPQAASSPDQVAKIQILTTSGNITVTN, from the coding sequence ATGCTTAAGAAAATCCTAAAGGGCATGATCGCCCTCTTTTTTATTTTTGTTGGTGGAATGATTATTTTGATCGGATACACGATCTATAATCCCGACTCTATCTTCACCGCTTTCAACAAACTGACAAGCTTCGCAGTTCGCGATGAAGATTACAAAGAGCAGGAGGAATACTTCCTTCAGGGAATTAAACACATTCATCTGCAAAGTGGTCGCATGCCAATCAACGTGCGCACATACAATGGATCGACAATGAAGGTCAGCATCGAGGGCTCGGCTCCGCGCTTTGAAAAAGGCCCTTATGTTTTCCAGGTAACTGATGCAGAAAACATTAAGCTCGAGTTGCAGGAACCGGCTTCGGCACACTGGTTTCACATGAATATCAATGGCGAGGAATACACCGAGCAAACAGAGTCTAAACTGACTGCGACTGTATATCTTCCAGAAAAATACACAGGCCGGTTGCAGTTGGAAACCCATAGCGGCAACGTTACGTTCTTTGTTGATAAAAATCAGATCTTTGAATTTGAATTGAAATCAGAAAGCGGCAAGATCGAAAACCAAGCCCAGATGAATCCCCAGGCGGCAAGCTCCCCGGATCAAGTGGCCAAGATTCAAATCCTGACCACTTCCGGAAACATCACAGTCACCAACTAA
- the aspS gene encoding aspartate--tRNA ligase — MKFVKDLKRTDYCGKMTAANVGQKVVVMGWVDVRRDHGNLVFIDLRDREGIVQVVLDPNKAETAASKNLRGEFVVAVEGVVRARPDGMKNTKIKTGEVEIEATRCEILNESAVPPFQAGDNNVNEMLRLKYRYLDLRTERLQSHLITRHKVAQVVRRFLSDNGFIEVETPILYKSTPEGARDYLVPSRVNQGTFYALPQSPQTLKQLLMIGGYDRYFQIARCFRDEDLRADRQPEFSQIDMEMSFIDQEDIMAMNEKMLRMIWKEIKGIDVGEIPRMTYQDAMDRYGIDKPDTRFGMEIKDLKSIVTGSGFKVFDDALARGAIVRGIAVPKGGTYSRGQFDKLTDMAKRAGAKGLVWIKSEADGTLTSPVSKFFTPEKLAEIFAATGAQKGDCALIVGDEFDIACAALSTLRLHLGKELGLIDGKAYKFLWVVDFPLLEYSPDEKRWVARHHPFTSPKDESFDDLLGTNEEAYGKILAKAYDLVCNGYEMGGGSIRIYRNEIQQAMFRLLGMSKEETEHKFGFFLEALKYGTPPHGGIAWGLDRLVMLLCETDAIREVIAFPKTAKATDLMADCPSEVKNDQLAEVGVRLSALAEKAIEERAKTDKNTAG; from the coding sequence ATGAAATTTGTTAAGGATCTGAAGAGAACTGATTATTGCGGTAAAATGACGGCCGCTAATGTTGGGCAAAAAGTTGTTGTGATGGGTTGGGTCGATGTTCGACGCGATCACGGGAACTTGGTGTTCATTGATTTGCGCGATCGCGAAGGCATCGTTCAAGTTGTTCTGGATCCAAACAAAGCTGAAACAGCTGCTTCAAAAAATCTGCGTGGTGAGTTCGTTGTCGCTGTTGAAGGCGTTGTTCGTGCTCGTCCTGATGGCATGAAGAATACTAAAATCAAAACGGGTGAGGTCGAAATTGAAGCCACACGTTGTGAAATTCTAAATGAGTCCGCAGTTCCGCCATTCCAAGCCGGCGATAACAACGTCAATGAAATGCTTCGTCTGAAGTACCGTTACCTGGATTTGCGTACGGAGCGTTTGCAGTCTCACTTAATCACTCGTCATAAAGTGGCTCAAGTGGTTCGACGTTTCTTGTCTGACAATGGCTTTATTGAAGTGGAAACTCCAATTTTGTATAAATCCACTCCTGAGGGTGCTCGTGACTATTTGGTTCCTTCTCGTGTGAACCAAGGTACGTTCTATGCATTGCCTCAGTCTCCGCAAACTCTGAAACAGCTTTTGATGATTGGCGGTTACGATCGCTATTTCCAAATTGCTCGTTGCTTCCGTGACGAAGACTTGCGTGCGGATCGTCAGCCGGAGTTTTCGCAAATTGATATGGAAATGTCTTTCATCGACCAAGAGGACATCATGGCGATGAATGAAAAAATGCTGCGTATGATCTGGAAAGAGATCAAAGGTATCGACGTGGGGGAAATCCCGCGCATGACATACCAAGATGCGATGGATCGTTATGGTATCGATAAGCCAGATACACGCTTCGGCATGGAGATCAAAGATTTGAAATCCATCGTGACGGGTTCGGGCTTCAAAGTATTCGATGATGCTTTGGCACGTGGAGCGATTGTTCGCGGTATCGCTGTTCCAAAAGGTGGCACATACTCTCGTGGCCAATTCGACAAACTGACTGATATGGCAAAACGTGCAGGTGCTAAAGGCTTGGTATGGATCAAGTCTGAGGCGGACGGCACGTTGACATCTCCAGTATCCAAATTCTTTACTCCAGAAAAACTGGCAGAGATCTTTGCAGCCACGGGCGCACAAAAAGGTGACTGTGCATTGATCGTTGGCGATGAATTCGATATCGCATGTGCAGCTCTTTCCACGTTGCGGTTGCACCTGGGTAAAGAGTTGGGTTTGATTGACGGCAAAGCTTATAAATTCCTATGGGTCGTGGATTTCCCGCTTCTGGAGTACTCTCCGGATGAAAAACGCTGGGTGGCTCGTCACCATCCATTCACATCTCCAAAAGATGAATCCTTTGATGATCTTCTGGGTACCAACGAGGAAGCTTACGGAAAAATCCTGGCAAAAGCTTACGACCTTGTTTGTAACGGTTACGAAATGGGTGGCGGATCCATCCGTATCTATCGTAACGAAATTCAACAGGCGATGTTCCGTCTTTTGGGTATGAGTAAAGAGGAAACTGAACACAAGTTTGGATTCTTCCTTGAGGCCTTGAAGTATGGCACTCCTCCACATGGTGGTATTGCCTGGGGCTTGGATCGTCTGGTGATGTTGCTTTGTGAAACTGACGCTATTCGTGAAGTGATCGCATTCCCTAAAACAGCGAAGGCGACTGACTTGATGGCGGACTGTCCAAGTGAAGTTAAAAATGACCAGCTGGCAGAGGTTGGTGTTCGTCTAAGCGCTCTGGCTGAAAAAGCTATAGAAGAGCGCGCGAAGACTGACAAGAATACTGCTGGTTAG
- the flhF gene encoding flagellar biosynthesis protein FlhF, with amino-acid sequence MQVKKFEARTMKEALEMVKSQLGPDAIILSARDNNKSFGLVGEGSVEITAAVSEETLQKKKFAESRLREQDRERFLASTARQQKELIHKMVEKHVQKSQAPAPITQRRYIDIEDENEYARQQKMSEERVKNAAQRALHAFQEQEQVFQPKKAAPTLQPKPAPAAPVKPPADNEEIRALKNEIASLKQVITHFQQMPQTFVGAHPGADYGISYDLSSVFEKLTRSGMASEIAADILTHAQETLSPLKLKNKALAEAFVARHVLDAIKISQNPTAGKIHCFVGPAGSGKTSALIKMASHMVVRERKKVAIFTTDTFKVGAADQMKIYAQILNVPFSVIRSQNDWSNLMRYLANVDCVLVDFTGLSLKSNEEIQMLRNLLPPQALNASIHLTMSSNTKDADAIELGRRYSVMGYKDVIFTSLDESTQHGTIYNFMKRFDIPLHSFGIGSRVPEDFEFATKERLLDLIFRITKFKQQDSEAV; translated from the coding sequence ATGCAGGTTAAGAAATTTGAAGCACGTACAATGAAGGAAGCTCTGGAGATGGTGAAGTCCCAATTGGGACCTGACGCCATTATTCTCTCTGCCCGTGACAACAATAAAAGCTTCGGCCTGGTTGGTGAAGGCAGTGTGGAAATCACAGCCGCGGTTTCCGAGGAAACTCTGCAAAAAAAGAAATTTGCAGAATCACGCTTGCGTGAGCAGGATCGTGAAAGATTCCTTGCCAGTACAGCTCGTCAGCAAAAAGAGTTGATTCACAAAATGGTGGAAAAGCATGTGCAAAAAAGCCAGGCTCCAGCACCGATCACACAACGTCGTTACATTGATATTGAGGATGAAAACGAATACGCCCGTCAGCAAAAAATGTCTGAAGAGCGTGTGAAGAACGCTGCGCAAAGAGCGTTGCATGCTTTCCAGGAGCAGGAGCAGGTTTTCCAGCCAAAGAAAGCAGCACCCACTCTACAACCGAAGCCAGCTCCCGCGGCTCCGGTAAAGCCGCCGGCTGACAACGAAGAAATTCGTGCCTTGAAAAATGAAATTGCCTCCTTGAAACAGGTGATCACTCACTTCCAGCAAATGCCGCAAACATTCGTGGGAGCACATCCTGGTGCTGACTACGGTATTTCTTATGATTTGAGTTCGGTCTTTGAAAAACTGACTCGTTCAGGAATGGCATCTGAAATCGCAGCCGATATTCTGACTCATGCGCAGGAGACGCTGTCGCCATTGAAATTGAAAAACAAAGCTCTTGCAGAGGCCTTTGTGGCTCGTCATGTTCTGGATGCAATCAAAATCTCCCAGAATCCGACGGCGGGAAAAATCCACTGCTTCGTCGGCCCGGCGGGTAGCGGAAAAACTTCGGCATTGATCAAAATGGCCAGCCACATGGTGGTTCGTGAGCGCAAGAAAGTCGCGATCTTCACAACGGACACTTTCAAAGTGGGTGCCGCTGATCAGATGAAGATCTATGCACAGATTCTGAATGTGCCTTTCTCGGTGATTCGCTCTCAAAATGACTGGAGCAATCTGATGCGCTATCTGGCGAATGTTGATTGCGTACTGGTTGATTTCACCGGTTTAAGTCTGAAAAGCAATGAAGAGATTCAGATGCTTCGCAATCTATTGCCACCTCAGGCACTGAACGCAAGTATTCATCTGACCATGTCTTCAAACACCAAGGATGCGGATGCGATCGAGTTGGGTCGTCGTTACTCGGTGATGGGCTACAAGGATGTGATCTTCACTTCGTTGGATGAGTCCACACAGCATGGAACTATTTATAACTTTATGAAGCGCTTTGATATTCCACTACACTCATTTGGAATCGGTTCTCGTGTTCCTGAGGATTTCGAGTTCGCCACGAAAGAGCGTCTGCTGGATCTGATTTTTAGAATTACCAAATTTAAACAACAGGATTCTGAGGCTGTATGA
- a CDS encoding MinD/ParA family protein: protein MSRLNTFDLYRTRTISITSGKGGVGKTTLVANLALSLAQKGKKVLILDGDLGMANVDIMFGAKSQGSIHDILAGRKEMKDILLEVSKDVFLIPGGSGVVEFNNLNHFERRAMVEAIGSLPMGFDFLLIDTAPGIAENVLFLNSAAQSVSVVITPDPSSFADAYALIKVLNKNYKVNHFSIICNQVRDEEEGMSLYKRFNDVVNRFLYIGLDYWGSVPNDSVLRKATQMQRLIVRHDVGAESSKAIRQISAQLETSSKLIEANGGMQMFWDQVVGVA, encoded by the coding sequence ATGAGTCGTTTAAATACTTTTGATCTCTATCGCACAAGAACAATCAGTATCACTTCTGGAAAGGGTGGTGTTGGTAAAACAACGTTGGTTGCAAATCTGGCGTTGAGCCTGGCGCAAAAAGGCAAAAAGGTTTTGATTCTTGATGGTGATCTGGGCATGGCGAACGTGGATATCATGTTTGGTGCAAAAAGCCAGGGCAGCATTCACGACATTCTGGCGGGTCGCAAGGAAATGAAGGACATTCTTTTGGAAGTGTCCAAGGATGTGTTCCTGATTCCGGGTGGCAGCGGTGTTGTTGAGTTCAACAACCTGAATCACTTCGAAAGACGTGCAATGGTGGAAGCTATTGGCTCCCTGCCAATGGGTTTTGATTTTCTTTTGATTGATACGGCACCGGGAATTGCGGAAAACGTATTGTTCCTGAATTCCGCAGCTCAGTCAGTCAGCGTTGTTATCACGCCGGATCCTTCCAGCTTCGCCGATGCCTACGCACTTATCAAAGTTTTGAACAAGAACTACAAAGTGAATCACTTCTCGATCATCTGCAATCAAGTGCGTGATGAAGAAGAGGGCATGAGTTTGTACAAACGATTCAACGATGTTGTGAATCGCTTCCTGTACATTGGTCTTGATTACTGGGGCTCAGTTCCAAATGATTCGGTTTTAAGAAAAGCAACACAAATGCAGCGTCTCATTGTGAGACACGATGTCGGTGCGGAATCTTCCAAGGCGATTCGTCAAATATCTGCGCAGTTGGAAACTTCCTCGAAGCTTATTGAAGCTAATGGAGGAATGCAGATGTTTTGGGATCAAGTGGTGGGGGTCGCTTAA
- a CDS encoding sigma-70 family RNA polymerase sigma factor, with protein sequence MAKTKAKTSTSKDTKKVKAASSEASPKKPAPKKTAKDKIETKQVVAEIVDDESAESSLEHAEADKAYAVPSNEDDNVEILEPEPSSNLPSVDNSKAITSSDPLAIYLNEIRRYRVLTKEEEIALAKKYFETKDPEAAQALVKSNLRFVVKVAAEYSKFGAKMIDLIQEGNVGLMHAVREFNPYKGARLITYAVWWIKGYIQEYLMRQYSMVRIGTTQNQRKLFYQLQKEKNALDAMGIEPTTALISSRLGIPEDEVRDMAMRMTGRDVSLDKPVDEDSGTSLGDLQKSPDNQAPLDEQLARQEQLEILKNKIEEIRPDLSDREKIILDERILNDEPLTLQEIGEKYGITREAVRQMEARLMKKIKAKMEESEDESE encoded by the coding sequence ATGGCAAAAACCAAGGCGAAAACCTCCACGTCGAAAGACACAAAAAAGGTAAAGGCGGCTTCCAGCGAAGCCAGTCCGAAAAAACCTGCGCCTAAAAAAACTGCCAAAGACAAAATCGAAACCAAACAAGTCGTGGCGGAAATCGTTGATGATGAATCCGCCGAATCCTCACTGGAACATGCCGAAGCCGACAAAGCCTATGCCGTTCCTTCCAATGAAGATGACAACGTTGAAATTCTGGAGCCGGAGCCCTCGTCCAATCTGCCAAGTGTAGATAACTCCAAGGCCATAACTTCCTCAGATCCTCTGGCAATATACCTGAACGAAATTCGCCGGTACCGCGTTCTGACCAAAGAGGAAGAAATCGCCCTGGCTAAAAAGTATTTTGAAACCAAGGATCCGGAAGCAGCGCAAGCCCTGGTTAAATCCAACTTACGCTTCGTGGTGAAAGTGGCCGCTGAGTATTCCAAGTTCGGCGCAAAAATGATCGACCTTATTCAGGAAGGCAATGTGGGATTGATGCACGCCGTGCGTGAGTTCAATCCGTACAAAGGCGCCCGTCTGATCACTTATGCTGTGTGGTGGATTAAAGGTTATATTCAGGAATACCTGATGCGCCAGTATTCCATGGTCCGCATCGGCACAACTCAAAATCAAAGAAAGCTTTTCTATCAACTGCAAAAAGAAAAGAACGCTTTGGATGCGATGGGCATTGAACCCACGACAGCATTGATCAGTTCGCGCCTGGGAATCCCCGAGGATGAAGTGCGCGACATGGCCATGCGCATGACCGGTCGTGATGTCAGCCTGGATAAACCGGTAGATGAAGATTCCGGAACCAGCCTGGGTGATTTGCAGAAAAGTCCCGATAACCAGGCGCCGTTGGACGAGCAATTGGCCCGCCAGGAACAACTTGAAATTCTGAAAAACAAAATTGAAGAGATCCGTCCCGATCTTTCCGACCGCGAGAAAATCATTTTGGACGAACGTATTCTGAATGACGAGCCATTGACGTTACAGGAAATTGGCGAAAAATACGGAATCACCCGCGAGGCCGTCCGCCAGATGGAAGCGCGTCTTATGAAAAAGATCAAAGCGAAAATGGAAGAATCCGAAGACGAGAGTGAGTGA